In one window of Campylobacter coli DNA:
- the purE gene encoding 5-(carboxyamino)imidazole ribonucleotide mutase: MKFVSIMMGSKSDYEIMSECAKTLEKFGVKYELIISSAHRSPKRTKEYIKEAETKGAKVFIAAAGMAAHLAGAVAAYTTKPVLGVPMPGSALASMDSLFSTVQMPGGIPVGTLAVGKAGAKNAAYLAMQILALNDEALAEALKQDRKNQEENLISDSKSVEVLL, translated from the coding sequence ATGAAATTTGTATCAATTATGATGGGAAGCAAGAGTGATTATGAAATCATGAGTGAATGTGCTAAAACACTCGAAAAATTTGGTGTAAAATATGAACTTATTATAAGTTCTGCGCACCGTAGTCCAAAGCGAACTAAAGAATACATTAAAGAAGCAGAAACAAAAGGAGCTAAAGTTTTTATCGCAGCTGCTGGAATGGCAGCACATTTAGCAGGAGCAGTTGCGGCTTATACAACTAAACCTGTTTTAGGAGTGCCTATGCCAGGAAGTGCTTTAGCGAGTATGGATTCTTTATTTTCAACTGTACAAATGCCAGGTGGAATTCCCGTAGGAACTTTAGCAGTGGGTAAGGCAGGAGCTAAAAATGCAGCTTATTTGGCTATGCAAATTCTTGCTTTAAATGATGAAGCTTTGGCAGAGGCTTTAAAACAAGATAGAAAAAATCAAGAAGAAAATTTAATAAGCGATTCTAAGAGCGTAGAAGTTTTATTATAA
- a CDS encoding DUF3972 domain-containing protein, with protein sequence MQTYLELQEFCKLVHLNEDVVKGMMANGALNFKEEEGKIYIEANQGTFSVVPSASNSKPAMVNSMTLAGESFVEKTIGTILNLHEKVLDAKDETLDALKNENKFLKDALYSMQELYDEDRKTIETLNHELKHAREEIEFLKRKYKLMWSKTAEIFGARTEPDLEMKKDENSSTTNEKLNENKEG encoded by the coding sequence ATGCAAACTTATTTAGAGCTCCAAGAATTTTGCAAACTTGTGCATTTAAATGAAGATGTTGTAAAAGGAATGATGGCAAATGGCGCTTTGAATTTTAAAGAAGAAGAGGGAAAAATTTATATCGAGGCAAATCAAGGAACTTTTAGCGTTGTTCCAAGCGCTTCTAATTCAAAGCCTGCCATGGTAAATTCTATGACTTTAGCAGGAGAAAGCTTTGTAGAAAAAACTATAGGGACAATTTTAAATTTGCATGAGAAGGTTTTAGATGCAAAGGATGAAACCCTTGATGCTTTAAAAAATGAAAATAAATTTTTAAAAGATGCGCTTTATTCAATGCAAGAGCTTTATGATGAAGATAGAAAAACTATTGAAACTTTAAACCATGAATTAAAACATGCCCGAGAAGAAATAGAATTTTTAAAACGCAAATATAAGCTTATGTGGAGTAAGACAGCTGAAATTTTTGGGGCAAGAACTGAGCCTGATTTGGAAATGAAAAAAGATGAAAATTCTAGCACAACAAATGAAAAATTAAATGAAAATAAAGAAGGTTAA
- a CDS encoding Nif3-like dinuclear metal center hexameric protein — MKLIEIYNFLDKLSPFETQEIWDNSGLLLGNFDDEIHNVYLSLDIDEQLIQNAEENSLFITHHPLIFKGLKDLANSAYPRAFIKKMLRKNLSLISMHTNFDLSHLNTYFIEEILGFEISFKDKFLAYVDVDMTFEELCALVKKRLNLEILRTSFCGKEHLKRLAVCTGSGGDLLNEVKADCYLSGDFKYHQALEAISNHLNLIDLGHFESERYFAQCLAKHLKNLPLKVIITVSKNPFQYF; from the coding sequence ATGAAACTGATTGAAATTTATAATTTTTTAGATAAGCTAAGTCCTTTTGAAACTCAAGAAATTTGGGATAATAGTGGTCTTTTACTTGGAAATTTTGACGATGAAATTCATAATGTTTATTTAAGTCTTGATATAGATGAGCAATTGATTCAAAACGCAGAAGAAAATTCCTTGTTTATCACACATCATCCTTTGATTTTTAAAGGTTTGAAGGATTTGGCAAATTCAGCTTATCCTAGAGCTTTTATTAAGAAGATGCTTAGAAAAAATCTTTCTTTAATTTCTATGCATACTAATTTTGATCTCAGTCATTTAAATACTTATTTTATAGAAGAAATTTTGGGATTTGAAATTTCTTTTAAAGATAAATTTTTAGCTTATGTAGATGTGGATATGACTTTTGAAGAGCTTTGTGCCTTGGTTAAAAAGCGCTTAAATTTAGAAATTCTAAGAACAAGTTTTTGTGGCAAGGAGCATTTAAAACGCTTGGCTGTTTGCACAGGGAGCGGGGGAGATTTATTAAATGAAGTTAAGGCAGATTGCTATTTAAGTGGCGATTTTAAATACCATCAAGCCTTAGAAGCCATAAGCAATCATCTAAATTTGATTGATTTAGGACATTTTGAGAGCGAACGCTATTTTGCTCAATGTTTAGCAAAACACTTGAAAAATTTGCCGCTAAAAGTTATAATAACAGTTTCAAAAAATCCATTTCAATATTTTTAA
- a CDS encoding peptidase U32 family protein, protein MIIPEIVAPAGNFTKLKIALAYGADAVYAGVNNFSLRSRTAREFNYESFEEAIKYTHQRGKKVYVTLNGFHLGGQIESLKKHILKLKEMKPDAFIVASVGAMALVRELAPEIALHVSTQANVLNYLDARVYKDMGAKRVVIARELSLKDAKSLKENCDIELEAFVHGSMCFAYSGRCLISSVQSGRMSNRGSCANDCRFNYELYVKNPENGVLFRLEEDENGTHVFNSKDLNLCSYIEKIMQEDCISAFKIEGRTKSEYYVALTTRTYKMAIQDALEGKFEASKYEKEIATLKNRGFTDGYLVSRPLEKADTQNHDTSIEEGTHQVHAIVEDGEYFKCKGKIVLNKAYEILMPLGDKIESCDNELGKIYKKEDKYFVEFKKLISKNNKEFNEIHSGNENEIKMPNKISSFSFLRKEIG, encoded by the coding sequence ATGATTATTCCAGAGATTGTAGCTCCTGCGGGAAATTTTACTAAATTAAAAATCGCCTTAGCTTATGGAGCCGATGCAGTTTATGCAGGGGTTAATAATTTTTCTTTGCGTTCTCGCACAGCTAGGGAATTTAATTATGAGAGTTTTGAAGAAGCTATTAAATATACTCATCAAAGAGGCAAAAAGGTTTATGTTACTTTAAATGGCTTTCATTTGGGCGGACAAATAGAATCTTTAAAAAAACATATTTTAAAACTTAAAGAAATGAAGCCCGATGCTTTTATAGTAGCTTCAGTGGGTGCGATGGCCTTGGTTCGAGAGTTAGCCCCTGAAATAGCTTTACATGTGTCTACTCAAGCTAATGTTTTAAACTATCTTGATGCAAGAGTTTATAAAGATATGGGTGCAAAGCGAGTCGTTATCGCAAGAGAATTGAGTCTTAAAGATGCTAAAAGCTTAAAAGAAAATTGTGATATTGAGCTCGAAGCTTTTGTGCATGGATCGATGTGTTTTGCTTACTCAGGTCGCTGTTTGATTAGTTCTGTCCAAAGTGGAAGAATGAGTAATCGTGGCTCTTGTGCGAATGATTGTAGATTTAATTATGAGCTTTATGTAAAAAATCCTGAAAATGGAGTACTTTTTCGTTTGGAAGAAGATGAAAATGGTACTCATGTATTTAATTCTAAAGATTTAAATTTGTGTTCTTATATAGAAAAAATTATGCAAGAAGATTGTATAAGTGCATTCAAAATAGAAGGGCGTACTAAAAGTGAGTATTATGTCGCACTTACAACTAGAACTTATAAAATGGCTATACAAGATGCTTTAGAAGGCAAATTTGAAGCAAGTAAGTATGAAAAAGAAATTGCCACACTTAAAAATCGTGGCTTTACAGATGGTTATCTTGTTTCGCGTCCTTTGGAAAAAGCAGATACGCAAAATCACGATACAAGTATAGAAGAGGGCACTCATCAAGTGCATGCTATCGTTGAGGATGGTGAATATTTTAAATGCAAGGGCAAGATTGTTTTAAATAAAGCCTATGAAATTTTAATGCCTTTAGGAGATAAAATCGAGTCTTGTGATAATGAATTGGGTAAAATTTATAAAAAAGAAGATAAATATTTTGTAGAATTTAAAAAACTTATTTCTAAAAATAATAAAGAATTTAATGAAATTCATAGCGGAAATGAAAACGAAATTAAAATGCCAAATAAAATCAGCAGTTTTAGCTTTTTAAGAAAGGAAATTGGATGA
- the glyQ gene encoding glycine--tRNA ligase subunit alpha has protein sequence MTFSQMILNLQEFWQKQGCAIMQPYDMPAGAGTFHPATFLRSLGKKPWATAYVAPSRRPTDGRYGENPNRLGAYYQFQVLMKPSPDNIQELYLKSLENLGFDLKSHDVRFVEDNWESPSLGAWGLGWEVWLDGMEVTQFTYFQQVGGIAVDLVSAEITYGLERIAMYLQNVDNVYDIVWSEFNGEKIKYADVHKRSEYEFSKYNFEISNVDFLNQQFENTYKECKSILEQGLALPAYDYCMLAAHTFNLLDARGAISVAQRQDYMLKIRELSKTCAEIYKKNLDETD, from the coding sequence ATGACTTTTTCGCAAATGATATTAAATTTACAAGAATTTTGGCAAAAACAAGGTTGTGCTATCATGCAGCCTTATGATATGCCAGCAGGGGCTGGAACCTTTCATCCGGCAACTTTTTTAAGAAGTTTAGGTAAAAAACCTTGGGCCACTGCCTATGTAGCTCCTTCGCGCCGTCCAACAGATGGAAGATATGGAGAAAATCCTAATCGCCTGGGAGCTTATTATCAATTTCAAGTTTTAATGAAGCCAAGTCCTGATAATATTCAAGAGCTTTATTTAAAAAGCCTTGAGAATTTGGGCTTTGATCTTAAAAGTCATGATGTGCGTTTTGTTGAGGACAATTGGGAAAGTCCAAGCCTTGGCGCTTGGGGCCTTGGATGGGAAGTTTGGCTCGATGGTATGGAAGTGACTCAATTTACCTATTTTCAGCAAGTTGGTGGAATCGCAGTAGATTTAGTAAGTGCTGAAATCACTTATGGACTTGAGAGAATTGCCATGTATCTTCAAAATGTGGATAATGTTTATGATATTGTTTGGAGCGAATTTAATGGAGAAAAAATTAAATACGCAGACGTACATAAACGCAGTGAATATGAATTCAGTAAATATAATTTTGAAATCAGTAATGTAGATTTTTTAAATCAGCAATTTGAGAACACTTATAAAGAATGTAAAAGTATTTTAGAACAAGGTTTGGCTTTGCCTGCTTATGATTATTGTATGCTTGCGGCTCATACTTTTAACTTGCTTGATGCAAGGGGTGCTATTTCTGTTGCGCAAAGACAAGATTATATGCTAAAAATTCGCGAGCTTTCGAAAACTTGTGCTGAAATTTATAAGAAAAATTTAGATGAAACTGATTGA
- a CDS encoding zinc ribbon domain-containing protein translates to MNKYLEQLVLLSKIDQEIDSFEPKMESISKTLKDAENKIAKFNVELNNLENEIQDVENQKVQNNAHISEFSAKIKELSKKSGAVKTEKEANALKIEEDIAKEQLDAANDEIVRLDKILENKELFKKELLEERAKEEQNLDEIRVSISSQMDGLEKERMNVYAKKTKLVAEMNQKVLSFYEKIRKWAKNTAVVPVKKQACYGCFMKIYDKTYLSVIKGEEIITCPHCGRILYKEQEDQN, encoded by the coding sequence ATGAATAAATATCTCGAACAATTAGTGCTTTTATCAAAAATAGATCAAGAAATTGACAGCTTTGAACCGAAGATGGAAAGCATTAGCAAGACTTTAAAAGATGCTGAAAATAAGATTGCTAAATTTAATGTTGAATTAAATAATTTAGAAAATGAAATTCAAGATGTAGAAAATCAAAAAGTTCAAAATAACGCTCATATTTCAGAGTTTTCAGCTAAAATCAAAGAGCTTTCTAAAAAGAGTGGAGCTGTTAAGACAGAAAAAGAAGCAAATGCTTTAAAAATCGAAGAAGATATCGCTAAAGAGCAGCTTGATGCGGCTAATGATGAGATTGTTCGTTTGGATAAAATTTTAGAAAATAAAGAGCTTTTCAAAAAAGAACTTTTGGAAGAAAGAGCAAAAGAAGAGCAAAATTTAGATGAAATAAGAGTAAGCATTAGTTCTCAAATGGATGGCTTGGAGAAAGAAAGAATGAATGTTTATGCTAAAAAGACTAAATTAGTTGCAGAGATGAATCAAAAAGTTTTAAGCTTTTATGAGAAGATTAGAAAATGGGCTAAAAATACAGCCGTAGTTCCCGTTAAAAAACAAGCTTGTTATGGCTGCTTCATGAAAATTTATGATAAAACTTATTTGTCAGTGATTAAAGGTGAAGAGATTATAACTTGCCCTCATTGTGGAAGAATTTTATATAAAGAGCAAGAAGATCAAAATTGA
- the flgG gene encoding flagellar basal-body rod protein FlgG yields the protein MMRSLHTAATGMVAQQTQIDVTSNNIANVNTAGFKKGRAEFADLMYQVMKYAGTSTSATTLSPSGIEVGIGVRPTAVTKVFTEGNLKATSTDGLDMAIAGNGFFQIQLPDGTIAYTRNGQFTKDNEGNIVNADGYRLLPEMTIPEGATAINVATDGTVSVMLPGEQQETQIGQVELVQFINPAGLHSMGDNLYLETGASGAPVAGIATQDGLGTIRHGFIELSNVQLVEEMTDLITGQRAYEAGSKAITTSDDMLGIVNQLKR from the coding sequence ATGATGAGATCACTTCATACTGCTGCTACGGGAATGGTAGCACAGCAAACACAAATTGATGTTACTTCAAACAATATTGCAAATGTCAACACAGCAGGTTTTAAAAAGGGTCGTGCAGAATTTGCTGATCTAATGTACCAAGTTATGAAATATGCAGGAACTTCAACTTCAGCAACAACACTTTCTCCATCGGGTATAGAAGTAGGTATTGGTGTACGCCCGACAGCTGTGACAAAGGTTTTTACTGAAGGTAATTTAAAGGCTACAAGCACAGATGGTCTTGATATGGCAATTGCTGGAAATGGTTTTTTTCAAATTCAACTCCCTGATGGCACGATAGCTTATACAAGAAATGGGCAATTTACAAAAGATAATGAGGGGAATATTGTTAATGCAGATGGTTATAGGCTTTTGCCTGAAATGACTATACCAGAAGGAGCAACTGCGATTAATGTGGCTACCGATGGCACAGTTTCTGTAATGCTTCCAGGGGAACAACAAGAAACGCAAATCGGTCAAGTTGAACTTGTACAATTTATCAACCCAGCTGGACTTCATTCTATGGGAGATAATCTTTATCTTGAAACAGGAGCAAGCGGTGCACCTGTAGCAGGTATAGCAACTCAAGATGGACTTGGAACAATAAGACATGGTTTTATAGAGCTAAGCAATGTGCAGCTTGTTGAAGAAATGACCGATCTTATCACAGGACAAAGAGCTTACGAAGCAGGTTCAAAGGCTATCACGACAAGTGATGATATGCTTGGAATTGTCAATCAATTAAAAAGATAA
- the waaA gene encoding lipid IV(A) 3-deoxy-D-manno-octulosonic acid transferase — MIFLYYILVWIAFLLCAIPLFLLSLFKPKYKNSLKARFFLFRNISQKRSDVHFHVCSYGEAKSIKELVLKFDSRITTITQTGYDYAKEICNKVNYLAFENWIPFWLKPSKVLVIFEAEYWLMFVFIAKLQKSKVILLNARISDNSYASYKKFRFFYKKIFCYIDEVFAQSEADKRRLEDLGAKNVKIFPNIKSKLQICPAQKYFKPKQKLIIFASTHKGEEELLLKHYKMDKQEKLIIAPRHPERFLEVEQLLHDKGLKFDKFSLLQNEDKKFNQDILLLDCLGELINFYAISDVVVLGGSFFEGIGGHNPIEVAHFNNVLISGVYIHNQKSLFQEVDNVCFCKDLKELDGIIHNYNLKAKIVQNNDLSTIIQAIQEGIDARKSI, encoded by the coding sequence TTGATTTTTCTTTATTATATTTTAGTGTGGATAGCTTTTTTACTCTGCGCTATCCCACTTTTTTTACTTTCTTTATTTAAGCCAAAATATAAAAATAGCTTAAAGGCTAGATTTTTTCTCTTTCGTAATATATCTCAAAAAAGATCGGATGTGCATTTTCATGTTTGCTCATATGGAGAGGCAAAAAGCATTAAAGAGCTTGTTTTGAAATTTGATTCAAGAATTACGACTATTACGCAGACGGGTTATGACTATGCTAAAGAAATTTGCAATAAAGTAAATTATCTTGCTTTTGAAAATTGGATTCCATTTTGGCTCAAACCTAGCAAGGTTTTAGTGATTTTTGAAGCTGAGTATTGGTTAATGTTCGTTTTTATAGCAAAGCTTCAAAAAAGCAAGGTTATTTTACTAAATGCTAGAATTTCAGATAATTCATATGCAAGCTATAAAAAATTTAGATTTTTTTATAAAAAAATTTTTTGTTATATTGATGAAGTTTTTGCACAAAGTGAAGCGGATAAAAGAAGATTGGAAGATTTAGGTGCTAAAAATGTTAAAATTTTTCCAAATATTAAATCTAAATTGCAAATATGTCCCGCACAAAAATACTTTAAACCTAAGCAAAAATTGATTATTTTTGCAAGCACTCATAAGGGCGAAGAAGAACTTTTACTCAAGCATTATAAGATGGATAAACAAGAGAAATTAATCATCGCCCCAAGACATCCTGAACGTTTTTTGGAAGTGGAGCAATTGCTGCATGATAAAGGTTTGAAATTTGATAAATTTAGTTTATTGCAAAATGAAGATAAAAAATTTAATCAAGATATTTTATTATTGGATTGTTTAGGTGAGCTTATAAATTTTTATGCCATTTCAGATGTGGTTGTATTAGGTGGTTCTTTTTTTGAAGGGATAGGAGGGCATAATCCCATAGAAGTAGCTCATTTTAACAATGTATTGATAAGTGGAGTTTATATACATAATCAAAAAAGCTTATTTCAAGAAGTAGATAATGTCTGTTTTTGCAAAGATTTAAAAGAACTTGATGGTATAATTCATAATTATAATTTAAAAGCAAAAATAGTACAAAATAATGATTTATCAACAATAATCCAAGCTATACAGGAAGGTATCGATGCAAGAAAAAGCATATAA
- a CDS encoding flagellar hook-basal body protein, with product MQNGYYQATGGMVTQFNKLDVITNNLANINTSGYKRDDVVIADFKRIFKETQDELPIENHTRDASRFVNTTIDGVPQVSQGYTDFSLGSLKATNNPLDLAMTREDAFYLVQTKDGEIRLSKDGNFQLNEEGYLVNKQGYRILSSDYFNNPQNAGIRIPNGAVYINVDRNGSIEVDGVQNARLFIAQVDDIRALQKDGDNVYRIDDLTRIRDLDNSNAVRQGFSQGSNVNPVTEMVGLIEANRMVEMYQKVMTAHMDDLNQEAINKLAAVK from the coding sequence ATGCAAAATGGATATTATCAAGCAACGGGCGGGATGGTAACTCAATTTAACAAACTTGATGTTATCACAAATAATCTTGCCAATATTAACACGAGTGGTTACAAAAGAGATGATGTTGTAATTGCAGATTTTAAAAGGATTTTTAAAGAAACTCAGGATGAGTTACCTATAGAAAATCACACAAGAGATGCATCAAGATTTGTAAATACTACTATAGATGGTGTTCCTCAAGTTTCACAAGGATATACAGATTTTAGCTTAGGCTCTTTAAAAGCGACTAACAATCCTTTAGATTTGGCTATGACTAGGGAAGATGCTTTTTATTTGGTTCAAACTAAAGATGGTGAAATAAGATTAAGCAAAGATGGAAATTTTCAGCTTAATGAAGAGGGTTATTTGGTCAATAAGCAAGGGTATAGAATTTTAAGCAGTGATTATTTTAATAATCCTCAAAATGCAGGAATTCGTATCCCAAATGGCGCGGTTTATATCAATGTGGACAGAAATGGAAGCATTGAAGTAGATGGTGTTCAAAATGCAAGATTATTTATCGCTCAAGTAGATGATATAAGAGCTTTGCAAAAAGATGGGGATAATGTTTATAGGATAGATGATTTAACGCGTATTAGAGATTTGGATAATTCCAATGCAGTCCGCCAAGGTTTTTCTCAAGGCTCTAATGTCAATCCAGTAACCGAAATGGTAGGGCTCATAGAGGCAAATAGAATGGTAGAAATGTATCAAAAAGTTATGACAGCTCATATGGATGATTTAAACCAAGAAGCTATCAATAAACTTGCAGCTGTTAAATAA
- the glnA gene encoding type I glutamate--ammonia ligase — protein MGKFVNNVDEFFNFCKQNEVLFVDFRFTDMIGTWHHITYNLHAISEETFEAGIPFDGSSIHGWQPIEKSDMILKPDAQSAFLDPFTADPTVIVFCDVYDIYKGQMYEKCPRSIAKKAMEHLKNSGIADTAYFGPENEFFVFDSVKIVDTTHCSKYEVDTEEGEWNDDKDFADGYNTGHRPRNKGGYFPVQPIDSLVDIRSEMVQTLEKVGLKTFVHHHEVAQGQAEIGVNFGTLVEAADNVQIYKYIVKMVAHLNGKTATFMPKPLYGDNGNGMHVHMSLWKDGVNLFYDKEGYGGLSQTAINYIGGVLKNARSVAAFTNPSSNSYKRIVPGFEAPCILTYSCQNRSASCRVPYGIGKNSARVEIRFPDSTANPYLAFVSLLMAGLDGIKNKTIPVGPMDENLFDLTLDEIREKGIEQLPHTLRGSLEALIRYNAFLKPVMSDIFIDDYQHLKFETQVWPVEARPTAYEFKTCYSC, from the coding sequence ATGGGCAAATTTGTTAACAATGTTGATGAATTCTTTAATTTTTGCAAACAAAACGAAGTTCTTTTTGTAGACTTTCGCTTTACTGATATGATAGGAACTTGGCATCATATCACTTATAATCTTCATGCAATTAGCGAAGAAACTTTTGAAGCAGGAATTCCATTTGATGGTAGCTCGATTCACGGATGGCAGCCTATTGAAAAATCAGATATGATTTTAAAACCTGATGCGCAAAGTGCATTTTTAGATCCTTTTACAGCGGATCCTACGGTTATAGTTTTTTGTGATGTTTATGATATATATAAAGGACAAATGTATGAAAAATGTCCAAGAAGTATAGCAAAAAAAGCAATGGAGCACCTTAAAAATAGTGGTATAGCTGATACTGCTTATTTTGGTCCAGAAAATGAATTTTTTGTTTTTGATAGTGTAAAAATTGTAGATACAACCCATTGTTCTAAATACGAAGTGGATACAGAAGAGGGAGAGTGGAATGATGATAAAGATTTCGCAGATGGCTACAACACAGGCCATCGTCCACGAAATAAAGGTGGATATTTTCCTGTTCAACCTATAGATTCTTTAGTAGATATTCGTTCTGAAATGGTTCAAACTCTTGAAAAAGTAGGACTTAAAACCTTTGTTCACCATCATGAAGTTGCACAAGGGCAAGCAGAAATTGGGGTAAATTTTGGAACACTTGTAGAAGCTGCGGATAATGTACAAATCTACAAATATATCGTTAAAATGGTAGCTCATTTAAATGGAAAAACAGCAACTTTTATGCCAAAACCTCTTTATGGTGACAATGGAAACGGTATGCATGTTCATATGAGTCTATGGAAAGACGGTGTAAATTTATTCTATGACAAAGAAGGCTATGGAGGACTTAGTCAAACTGCTATTAACTATATAGGCGGGGTTTTGAAAAATGCTCGTTCTGTTGCAGCTTTTACCAATCCAAGCTCTAATTCATACAAAAGAATAGTTCCAGGTTTTGAAGCTCCTTGTATTTTAACCTATTCTTGCCAAAATAGAAGTGCAAGTTGTCGCGTGCCTTATGGAATAGGTAAAAATTCAGCTCGTGTTGAAATTCGTTTCCCTGATAGCACTGCTAATCCTTATCTAGCTTTTGTTAGTCTTTTAATGGCAGGGCTTGATGGAATTAAAAACAAAACCATTCCTGTAGGACCTATGGATGAAAACTTATTTGATCTCACCTTAGATGAAATTCGTGAAAAAGGCATAGAGCAACTACCACATACCCTAAGAGGAAGTCTTGAAGCTTTAATTCGTTACAACGCTTTCTTAAAACCTGTAATGAGCGATATCTTTATAGATGATTATCAACATTTAAAATTTGAAACCCAAGTTTGGCCTGTTGAAGCACGTCCAACTGCATACGAATTTAAAACTTGCTACTCTTGCTAA
- a CDS encoding chemotaxis protein: MTQEELDALMNGDVNFDEDAESNNKSETESHIESEEGLMLEDVKVSDYKPDPSVVWPPPPPNQEHKVVHQLDDVTKDSELKATEMMDKLESINSFFADSESLFSEIDKALSKNIEIFSKLNEKFPNVVSFNEALQLNSKVKKASQEIIDKLQCGQDEVMMAMDAMQYQDIHRQKIERVINVMRALSRYMSSLFEGRIDDKKRVSSAVHIEGDSTTDIVSNDDIEALIASLGQK; the protein is encoded by the coding sequence ATGACTCAAGAAGAACTTGACGCCTTGATGAATGGTGATGTAAATTTTGATGAGGATGCAGAGTCTAACAATAAAAGCGAAACAGAGTCTCATATAGAATCTGAAGAGGGATTGATGTTAGAAGATGTAAAGGTGTCTGATTATAAACCAGATCCTAGTGTTGTATGGCCACCACCCCCGCCAAACCAAGAGCATAAAGTGGTTCATCAGCTCGATGATGTTACTAAAGATAGCGAATTAAAAGCTACCGAGATGATGGATAAATTAGAAAGTATTAATAGTTTCTTTGCAGATTCTGAAAGTTTGTTTAGTGAAATTGATAAGGCATTGAGTAAGAATATTGAAATATTTTCAAAACTGAACGAGAAATTCCCAAATGTTGTTAGTTTTAATGAGGCATTACAATTAAATTCAAAAGTGAAAAAAGCAAGCCAAGAAATTATTGATAAATTACAATGCGGACAAGATGAGGTAATGATGGCAATGGATGCTATGCAATACCAAGATATTCACCGTCAAAAAATTGAACGCGTTATCAATGTAATGCGCGCCTTGAGTCGTTATATGAGTTCTTTATTTGAAGGTAGAATTGATGATAAAAAACGTGTGAGTTCTGCGGTTCATATTGAAGGTGATTCTACTACTGATATTGTAAGTAATGATGATATAGAAGCACTCATAGCGAGTTTAGGTCAAAAATGA